The following proteins are co-located in the Streptomyces spinoverrucosus genome:
- a CDS encoding metal ABC transporter permease, with protein sequence MTVAEGIWQQIFNFDNYGELLALVRNSLIAGAALGLVGGLVGVFVIMRDLPFAVHGISELSFAGASAALLLGANIVAGSIVGSLIAAGAIGLLGSRARDRNAVIGTLMPFGLGLGVLFLALYKGRAANKFGILTGQIVAVDTPQMSWLLGTSAVVLVALAVMWRPLAFASADPEVAEARGVPTRALSFAFMIVLGLAVALSVQIVGALLVLTLLVTPAAAAARITASPVLLPVLSMIFAMASIEGGILLALGSSIPISPYVTTISFTIYIVCRLAGTHRTRRWNGYSSSAVVGRVRPGSGGAPARR encoded by the coding sequence ATGACTGTCGCCGAGGGGATCTGGCAGCAGATCTTCAACTTCGACAACTACGGAGAACTGCTCGCCCTGGTCCGCAACTCCCTCATCGCCGGCGCCGCGCTCGGCCTGGTCGGCGGCCTGGTAGGGGTCTTCGTGATCATGCGGGACCTGCCGTTCGCGGTGCACGGCATCAGCGAGCTGTCGTTCGCCGGCGCCTCGGCCGCGCTGCTGCTGGGCGCGAACATCGTGGCCGGCTCGATCGTCGGCTCGCTGATCGCGGCCGGGGCGATCGGCCTGCTCGGCTCCCGTGCCCGGGACCGCAATGCGGTGATCGGCACCCTCATGCCGTTCGGACTCGGGCTGGGCGTGCTGTTCCTCGCCCTGTACAAGGGCCGGGCGGCGAACAAGTTCGGCATCCTCACCGGACAGATCGTCGCCGTCGACACCCCGCAGATGTCCTGGCTGCTCGGCACGTCCGCCGTGGTGCTCGTGGCGCTGGCCGTCATGTGGCGGCCGCTCGCCTTCGCCAGCGCCGACCCGGAGGTGGCCGAGGCACGTGGCGTGCCGACACGGGCGTTGTCGTTCGCCTTCATGATCGTGCTGGGCCTCGCGGTCGCCCTGTCGGTGCAGATCGTCGGGGCACTGCTGGTCCTCACCCTGCTCGTCACCCCCGCGGCAGCGGCGGCCCGGATCACCGCATCCCCCGTGCTGCTGCCCGTACTGAGCATGATCTTCGCGATGGCCTCGATCGAGGGCGGGATACTGCTCGCCCTCGGCAGCAGCATCCCCATCAGCCCCTACGTCACCACCATCTCGTTCACGATCTACATCGTCTGCCGCCTGGCGGGCACACACCGGACCCGGCGGTGGAACGGCTACTCCTCGTCCGCAGTCGTGGGCCGCGTCCGACCGGGCTCCGGTGGTGCGCCGGCACGCAGGTGA
- a CDS encoding MIP/aquaporin family protein has product MAVEIQPLLKPSRLRRRAGLLGECLSEFLGTFVLISFGCGVVAMAVAGLPGSGRTSGPTTFFLGAGDWLLITWGWAMAVVFGVYVAGGVSGAHINPAVTLAFAVRRKFPWAKVLPYMASQVVGAFAGAALVYGVYHDAINTYDAAAEGPKTNGHTLASFSIFATFPAPYFHGGIWGPLFDQIVGTAFLVMFVVAVIDLRNTAVRANLGPLIIGFAVGAIGMSYGANAGYAINPARDLGPRLLTWAAGWQDLAMPGTSSGAFSNYFWIPIVGPLVGGVIGVLVYDLFIGDVLHLRAGAPPEPGRTRPTTADEE; this is encoded by the coding sequence ATGGCCGTAGAAATCCAGCCCCTCCTCAAGCCCTCGCGGCTCAGGCGCCGGGCAGGTCTGTTGGGTGAATGCCTCTCAGAGTTTCTCGGAACCTTCGTTCTCATCAGCTTCGGGTGTGGTGTGGTCGCGATGGCGGTCGCGGGCCTGCCGGGTTCGGGTCGCACCTCCGGGCCCACCACGTTCTTCCTGGGTGCCGGAGACTGGCTGCTGATCACCTGGGGCTGGGCCATGGCGGTGGTCTTCGGCGTGTACGTGGCCGGCGGGGTCAGCGGGGCTCATATCAACCCGGCCGTGACACTGGCGTTCGCGGTACGCCGGAAGTTCCCCTGGGCCAAAGTCCTCCCGTACATGGCGTCGCAGGTGGTGGGAGCGTTCGCCGGGGCCGCTCTGGTGTACGGGGTGTACCACGACGCGATCAACACGTACGACGCCGCCGCGGAAGGCCCGAAGACGAATGGTCACACGCTCGCGTCCTTCTCCATCTTCGCCACATTCCCGGCGCCGTACTTCCACGGTGGCATCTGGGGACCGCTGTTCGACCAGATCGTCGGCACCGCGTTCCTGGTGATGTTCGTGGTTGCCGTCATCGACCTGCGCAACACCGCGGTGAGAGCCAACCTCGGTCCACTGATCATCGGGTTCGCCGTCGGCGCGATCGGCATGTCCTACGGTGCGAACGCCGGCTACGCCATCAATCCCGCCCGTGACCTCGGCCCGCGCCTGCTCACCTGGGCCGCGGGCTGGCAGGATCTGGCGATGCCGGGCACCTCGTCCGGTGCCTTCAGTAACTATTTCTGGATCCCCATCGTCGGTCCGCTCGTCGGCGGCGTCATCGGAGTGCTGGTGTACGACCTGTTCATCGGTGACGTCCTTCACCTGCGTGCCGGCGCACCACCGGAGCCCGGTCGGACGCGGCCCACGACTGCGGACGAGGAGTAG
- a CDS encoding site-2 protease family protein, with the protein MKNSLPVGRVSGVPLRIHWTVPLLVFLFGYGLAGGTLPAWLPGRSTTAYTVAGLVGALLLLLSLLAHESAHAVAARRKGIPVHSVTLWALGGMTEMEKPAAPGAAFLVAVSGPLTSLIAGGAALGAGAGLSAGPGWQLPAAVLVWLGWANLLLGVFNLLPAAPLDGGRVVQAVMWWRTGDRERAERTAGRSGQILGILLIVLGWLLFLRGAWSGLWLALIGFFVMIAAKAELQQTSLTSALRGLRAADAMSSPVETAHDWITVQRFIDDPAIDARHSALPLLDFDGSPSGVLQLSQLTRIPVPQRETLRLRDVATPLSQCTTCAPGDLLEEALKQLRPPGGLPILVLDGRHLTGIITAHDIVRLTQRRRLRRNGAG; encoded by the coding sequence ATGAAGAACTCACTACCCGTCGGACGGGTTTCCGGGGTCCCTCTGCGGATCCACTGGACGGTACCGCTGCTGGTGTTCCTGTTCGGCTACGGCCTGGCGGGCGGGACGCTGCCCGCCTGGCTCCCGGGACGGTCCACGACCGCCTACACGGTCGCCGGGCTCGTCGGCGCCCTGTTGCTCCTGCTGAGCCTGCTGGCGCACGAGTCGGCGCACGCCGTCGCGGCCCGGCGCAAGGGCATCCCCGTCCACAGCGTCACGCTCTGGGCACTCGGGGGCATGACGGAGATGGAGAAACCAGCCGCCCCGGGGGCGGCCTTCCTCGTGGCCGTGAGCGGACCGCTCACCAGCCTGATCGCCGGTGGCGCGGCGCTCGGCGCAGGCGCGGGACTGAGCGCGGGACCGGGCTGGCAACTGCCCGCGGCCGTGCTGGTGTGGCTGGGCTGGGCAAACCTTCTGCTGGGAGTCTTCAACCTCCTGCCCGCCGCCCCGCTCGACGGCGGACGGGTCGTGCAGGCCGTGATGTGGTGGCGCACCGGGGACCGCGAGCGGGCCGAACGGACGGCCGGCCGCAGCGGACAGATCCTCGGCATCCTGCTGATCGTCCTCGGCTGGCTGCTGTTCCTGCGCGGCGCCTGGAGCGGACTGTGGCTGGCCCTCATCGGCTTCTTCGTCATGATCGCCGCCAAGGCCGAGCTGCAACAGACGTCCCTGACCTCCGCACTGAGGGGGCTGCGAGCCGCCGACGCCATGTCCAGCCCCGTCGAGACCGCCCACGACTGGATCACCGTCCAGCGCTTCATCGACGACCCCGCGATCGACGCCCGCCACTCGGCGCTGCCCCTCCTGGACTTCGACGGCAGCCCCAGCGGCGTGCTCCAGCTGTCGCAGCTGACCCGGATCCCGGTGCCCCAACGGGAGACACTGCGCCTGCGCGACGTGGCAACTCCCCTGTCCCAGTGCACCACCTGTGCGCCGGGCGACCTCCTGGAGGAGGCCCTCAAGCAGCTCCGCCCACCGGGCGGCCTGCCGATCCTCGTCCTGGACGGCCGCCACCTCACGGGCATCATCACCGCACACGACATCGTCCGCCTCACCCAGCGCCGCCGACTGCGCAGGAACGGGGCCGGATGA
- a CDS encoding CBS domain-containing protein — MRARDLAESYVSVSTESDAIEAVRLPVDRRLPGLVVTDCAGQPYAALPAGVIDEPHADRLCHALRGRTVADCLLVGRPFLPTADPDWTAVELAELMARSRSPLVAMVERPTGEPARLLGVVTATSLLEHLLKTV, encoded by the coding sequence GTGCGCGCACGTGATCTCGCAGAGTCATACGTCTCGGTCAGCACGGAGTCCGATGCCATCGAGGCGGTACGCCTGCCGGTGGATCGGCGCCTGCCCGGGCTTGTGGTGACGGACTGCGCGGGGCAGCCGTACGCCGCCCTGCCCGCCGGCGTGATCGACGAGCCGCACGCCGACCGGCTCTGCCACGCCCTTCGCGGGCGTACGGTCGCCGACTGTCTCCTCGTGGGTCGGCCCTTCCTGCCGACCGCCGACCCCGACTGGACGGCCGTCGAACTCGCGGAGTTGATGGCCCGCAGCCGAAGCCCCCTCGTCGCGATGGTCGAACGGCCGACCGGGGAGCCCGCACGACTCCTCGGCGTCGTCACGGCCACCAGCCTCCTCGAACACCTGCTCAAGACCGTCTGA
- a CDS encoding DUF3040 domain-containing protein encodes MNPEMDEERVLAQLERRLAQDDPVLAATMDALNEQFPDEPEAQPADSEEVREKQRHWRRTAVTVCAVIAFLGLLLTAVLSTNPQPVDKDPPPQKGLVPGSVHTQRRAPTRTAPRRCRPEPGGGRLPTDLPAAYPGGTRART; translated from the coding sequence ATGAACCCCGAGATGGACGAGGAGCGCGTCCTCGCACAGCTCGAAAGACGCCTCGCCCAGGACGATCCCGTCCTGGCCGCGACCATGGACGCGCTCAACGAGCAGTTCCCCGACGAGCCCGAAGCACAGCCCGCCGACAGCGAAGAGGTGAGGGAGAAACAGCGCCATTGGCGGCGAACCGCCGTCACGGTCTGCGCCGTCATCGCCTTCCTGGGTCTCTTGCTCACCGCGGTGCTCAGCACCAATCCGCAACCGGTCGACAAGGACCCGCCGCCCCAGAAGGGCCTGGTGCCGGGCTCGGTACACACCCAGCGCCGCGCCCCAACGAGGACAGCGCCCCGCCGGTGCCGCCCGGAGCCGGGCGGTGGACGACTGCCCACCGACCTACCGGCGGCATACCCAGGGGGAACTCGTGCGCGCACGTGA
- a CDS encoding slipin family protein, giving the protein MNSGLIGIVIGAAVLLMLLMAAVKIVPEYERGVIFRLGRIIGAKGPGLFVIIPVVDRMIRVSLRTVTMDIPPQDVITKDNVTVRVNAVTYFNVVDPNRSVVAIEDHIKGTSQIAQTTLRSILGQVDLDELLIKRDEINQRLQRIIDEVTNPWGVKVTLVEVKDVELPEAMRRAMARQAEAERDRRAKVIHAKGEYEAAETLADAADRLEGHPAALHLRILSTMAEISAERNSTLIFPLPMEIFRLVDMLRRPQTPAGTEKTDAERLAMDKS; this is encoded by the coding sequence ATGAATTCAGGACTCATCGGCATCGTCATCGGAGCAGCCGTCCTGCTCATGCTCCTGATGGCCGCGGTGAAGATCGTGCCCGAGTACGAGCGCGGAGTGATCTTCCGTCTCGGCCGGATCATCGGCGCCAAGGGACCGGGGCTGTTCGTCATCATTCCCGTCGTCGACCGCATGATCCGCGTCTCCCTGCGGACCGTGACCATGGACATCCCGCCGCAGGACGTCATCACCAAGGACAACGTCACCGTACGGGTCAACGCCGTGACCTACTTCAACGTCGTCGACCCCAACCGCTCCGTCGTGGCCATCGAGGACCACATCAAGGGCACCTCGCAGATCGCCCAGACCACGCTGCGCAGCATCCTCGGACAGGTCGACCTCGACGAACTGCTCATCAAACGCGACGAGATCAACCAGCGGCTCCAGCGCATCATCGACGAGGTCACCAACCCGTGGGGCGTCAAGGTCACCCTCGTCGAGGTCAAGGACGTCGAACTGCCCGAGGCCATGCGACGCGCCATGGCCCGCCAGGCCGAGGCCGAGCGCGATCGGCGCGCCAAGGTCATCCACGCCAAGGGCGAGTACGAGGCCGCCGAGACACTGGCGGACGCCGCGGACCGGCTGGAGGGCCACCCCGCCGCTCTCCACCTGCGGATCCTGTCCACCATGGCCGAGATCTCCGCCGAGCGGAACTCCACCCTGATCTTCCCGCTGCCGATGGAGATCTTCCGCCTCGTGGACATGCTCCGCCGACCCCAGACCCCCGCCGGCACCGAGAAGACGGACGCAGAGAGGCTCGCCATGGACAAGTCGTAG